From a single Terriglobia bacterium genomic region:
- a CDS encoding alpha/beta fold hydrolase, whose product MLKLFRLAGAGAVVGRAKTGYVTKRLEVTRRCAIKPAPPAQVHKHVDDAHLPIWNEALFGAELLLLHASPVYYGLGVPHGDGSAVVVIPGFLGTDVYVTHLNSWLRRIGYRAHFSGIGINADCPNLLIQYRVTKTIDLARAESGRKVHLIGHSLGGLIARSVAAQRPNDIASVTTLAAPFRKSIVHHSVFHAAKEVRRNILSEHGPRVSAHCYTSRCTCDFVNYLRCRLPKSIIQTSIYTRHDGIVDWRYCRSGHPNTDFEVSGTHIGLVFNPSVYSIIAERLAWIDSQHA is encoded by the coding sequence ATGCTTAAGCTGTTCCGGCTTGCGGGCGCGGGCGCAGTTGTCGGTCGAGCGAAAACGGGTTACGTGACCAAGAGACTAGAAGTTACGCGACGCTGCGCCATCAAACCGGCGCCTCCGGCTCAGGTGCACAAGCATGTGGATGACGCCCATCTTCCCATTTGGAACGAGGCGCTCTTCGGAGCCGAACTCCTTCTCTTGCACGCCTCCCCCGTTTACTACGGCTTGGGAGTGCCGCATGGTGATGGCTCCGCCGTGGTGGTCATCCCCGGTTTTCTCGGCACCGACGTGTATGTTACCCACCTGAATTCCTGGCTGCGGCGCATCGGCTATCGCGCCCACTTTTCCGGCATCGGGATCAATGCCGATTGTCCCAACCTGTTGATCCAATACCGCGTGACCAAGACGATCGACCTGGCCAGGGCAGAGTCGGGCCGCAAGGTCCACTTGATCGGGCACAGCCTGGGTGGATTGATCGCCCGTTCGGTGGCGGCACAAAGGCCCAACGATATCGCGTCCGTTACCACTCTGGCCGCGCCCTTCCGCAAGTCGATTGTGCATCATTCGGTTTTCCACGCCGCCAAGGAAGTCCGCCGGAACATCCTGAGCGAGCACGGCCCGCGGGTGTCGGCCCATTGCTACACGTCGCGCTGCACCTGCGATTTCGTGAACTACCTGCGCTGCCGGCTGCCGAAATCCATCATCCAGACTTCCATCTACACCCGCCACGACGGCATTGTGGACTGGCGTTACTGCCGCAGCGGCCACCCCAATACTGATTTCGAAGTTTCCGGCACCCACATCGGGCTGGTCTTCAATCCTTCGGTTTACTCCATCATCGCCGAGCGGCTCGCCTGGATTGATTCGCAACACGCGTGA
- a CDS encoding polyhydroxyalkanoate synthesis regulator DNA-binding domain-containing protein, with the protein MKTAKVVIRKYANRRLYDTSASRYVNLEDIAALIRNGTDVQVVDAKTGQDLTRVTLTQIILEDARDEPAGLPLDLLRKLIMTSDVVRREFVKSAFDAYSKLQDAVQSGFTSVRSAALSPLETVSGLVQGNRGEAGDVQELRRRVAELEARVKKPKPRARRRKSKR; encoded by the coding sequence GTGAAAACGGCCAAGGTCGTAATCAGGAAATACGCAAACCGCAGACTCTACGACACCTCCGCCAGCCGCTATGTCAACCTGGAGGACATCGCGGCCCTGATCCGAAATGGGACTGACGTCCAGGTAGTGGATGCCAAGACGGGCCAGGACCTGACCCGCGTCACCCTGACCCAGATCATTCTGGAGGACGCGCGCGACGAGCCCGCCGGCCTGCCGCTGGATCTGCTGCGGAAGCTGATCATGACCTCCGATGTGGTGCGCCGCGAATTCGTGAAGTCGGCCTTCGACGCTTATTCGAAACTGCAGGACGCGGTGCAGTCCGGATTTACCAGTGTGCGCTCCGCCGCGCTCTCGCCGCTGGAGACGGTCAGCGGCCTGGTGCAGGGCAACCGCGGTGAAGCGGGCGACGTACAGGAACTCCGCCGGCGTGTGGCGGAATTGGAAGCGCGCGTGAAAAAACCAAAGCCACGCGCCCGCCGCCGCAAGTCGAAGCGTTAA
- a CDS encoding wax ester/triacylglycerol synthase family O-acyltransferase translates to MTTDAHDRESLSLGDSLFLYLEREGMPLNVASVSVFEGVIPFTAFSRFIASKLPIVPRYRQRIAVPPFNIGLPAWENDPHFNLRNHLRQVTLKRGTDAEFKAAAAHILSANMDRSRPLWDLTLVRGLQGNRTGFIIRIHHCMADGISGIGLMNALMDQSPVAPRLSKSPPLPALPPSAPPALLDSFLDACFSGVQRVLTAQSELLSIAERLIASAGAKPAPANGEAQGADVSDAAVPLMDQLSRLIPEVGAPAERLPFNTICRGPQKFCWTEISMAEFKAVKQACGATFNDVALAAMVSAVRRYAELHGVRVKGRALRIVVPVNVRGNDDASELGNRITFLPVTLPLDIKSPRKLLLAVREQMTLLKNARLAELVGVAGTMLGTIPSPLQALLGPLISQLPISLCNLICTNVRGPAAPLYLLGHQMLACYPYVPIGGEMGMNCAVLTYNGTAFFGFTGDVHAIPDLEQFEKLLNQSFAELRKRLAGPAPRQKRAPAGNQVAAEAPTPPPAEAPPVQPRAAATPVAAVA, encoded by the coding sequence ATGACGACAGATGCTCACGATCGTGAATCGCTCTCCCTTGGAGACTCTCTCTTCCTCTACCTGGAACGCGAGGGCATGCCGCTGAACGTGGCCTCGGTCAGCGTATTTGAGGGCGTGATTCCGTTCACCGCGTTTAGCCGATTCATCGCCTCCAAGTTGCCGATCGTGCCGCGCTACCGCCAACGGATCGCCGTGCCGCCGTTCAATATCGGGCTGCCGGCATGGGAAAACGATCCCCATTTCAACCTGCGCAATCACCTCCGGCAGGTGACGCTCAAGCGCGGCACCGACGCCGAGTTCAAGGCCGCCGCCGCCCACATCCTGAGCGCCAACATGGACCGCAGCCGCCCGCTCTGGGACCTTACGCTGGTGCGCGGCTTGCAAGGCAATCGCACCGGCTTCATCATCCGCATCCACCACTGCATGGCGGATGGCATCTCCGGCATTGGGCTGATGAACGCGCTCATGGACCAGAGTCCGGTTGCGCCGCGCCTGTCCAAGAGTCCGCCGCTTCCTGCGCTGCCGCCGTCGGCGCCGCCGGCGCTGCTCGATAGCTTCCTGGACGCATGCTTCTCCGGCGTGCAGCGGGTGCTGACGGCGCAATCGGAGCTGTTAAGCATCGCCGAGCGCCTCATCGCCAGCGCCGGAGCCAAGCCCGCGCCAGCGAATGGGGAGGCGCAGGGCGCGGATGTTTCCGATGCAGCCGTTCCGCTGATGGACCAGTTGAGCCGCCTGATCCCCGAGGTCGGGGCGCCGGCGGAGCGCCTGCCGTTCAACACCATCTGCCGCGGCCCGCAGAAGTTCTGTTGGACGGAAATTTCCATGGCCGAGTTCAAGGCGGTCAAGCAGGCATGCGGCGCTACTTTCAATGACGTCGCCCTGGCGGCCATGGTTTCCGCGGTGCGGCGCTATGCCGAACTGCACGGCGTGCGGGTCAAGGGACGCGCCCTGCGGATCGTGGTCCCGGTCAACGTGCGCGGCAACGACGACGCCAGCGAGCTGGGCAATCGCATCACCTTTCTGCCGGTCACGTTGCCGCTCGATATCAAGAGTCCGCGGAAGCTGCTGCTGGCCGTCCGCGAGCAGATGACGCTGCTGAAAAACGCGCGCCTGGCGGAGCTGGTCGGCGTTGCCGGTACTATGCTGGGCACGATTCCGAGCCCGCTGCAGGCGCTGCTCGGGCCGCTGATCAGCCAGTTGCCGATCAGCCTGTGCAATCTGATTTGCACCAACGTGCGCGGCCCGGCGGCGCCGCTCTACCTGCTCGGCCACCAGATGCTGGCCTGCTATCCCTACGTGCCGATCGGCGGGGAAATGGGCATGAACTGCGCCGTGCTCACCTACAACGGCACCGCGTTTTTCGGCTTTACCGGCGACGTGCACGCCATCCCGGACCTGGAGCAGTTCGAAAAGTTGCTGAACCAGAGCTTTGCGGAGTTGCGCAAGCGGTTGGCTGGTCCCGCGCCGCGGCAGAAACGCGCACCGGCGGGGAACCAAGTTGCCGCAGAAGCGCCAACGCCGCCTCCCGCCGAGGCCCCGCCGGTTCAGCCGCGAGCCGCCGCCACCCCAGTAGCCGCCGTCGCTTAA